tcctgctttgaCAGCTTGGATGTTGCAGTGTATGCAGGCAGGGAGGAGCTGCCTGGGTGCCACATCCAAACCCACTCCCATCACCCTCCCTGGCCTGGCACACAGCGATATATGGGACTGGGAAGTGCTGCAGAGGGAAATACTTATTAACTTGCACCGCCTTCGGTTCAATACTAGCTGATATTTATGTGGAATCTAATTCAGGGGTCAAATTTGACCTAATGACGTCTTTTTAATGGTGTCCAAACAGAGAGGTTGTTGAAACTAATTAAGGATCAAGTTCCAATCAGGTAGAGTGGTTAAGCTGTGGGACCAGACTTCATTAAATGCATCCAGagagaatattttaatatttaaagagaGCATTTAATGTTTATATAAGTTCTCTTCCCATCTGAAGTCACTGTTAAATCACTTCGGAAGGCAGCTTTTAAAGCCCTTTATGCTCGTCTTTTATGGAGCAAGGCTGGCAAACGCCCTTCGCAGCTCTCTTGGACCCAACGAGGCTTATTAAAAGATGGAGCCCATCAGTGCTGGTTTTCGGGGGCGAGAGATGTGAAAACAAACTGTACGAAAGCAGCCGTAGCGCGTCCTTTCTCTCCTGCAGCATCGCACTCTCCCTTGCTGTCAGAGGGATCGACGGGAGTGTTTTGCTCTGGATGTATGCAGGTCTTAAACCACTACAGCTGGAGGGCTAAAGCTTGCAGAACAGAGGAGTCTTTAACAGTACTGAAGGGCCGGGCTTTCAGTCTCTGGAGATATTGCTCAAGAACAAATCTGTTTACAAGAAACGGTTTGAGAGAGAATTGTCAGTCAAGACGCTTCTATTCTCAGCTTAGGAGCATCTGGAAGAGTAAATATATCTTTAGTTAGCTGGTGGCTAAATTAGATTGCAACTGATGAAAGGCCAGAGGGATTTCTCATTAAATGGCCCTCTCTGTTATTACCCTGGCATCCTCCTTCCCGTCTTGTTCAGGCTCTTGCAATGGTTTCAAGGAAGGCGgctgctttgctcctgctgtACGTGATGTCGGTGCTGGCAGAACAGGCTGAAGGTTTTGTGCCCTTCTTCACCCAGAGCGACTTGCAGAAAATGCAGGTAATCCAGGAGACACACACAGGGGGTAACACAGATAACCCGTGTAGGATCTCATCTGCTGGTAGCGggtctcctttctctttcttccctgctAGTGGCTGTAATTTCTgtgaaggagctgcagcctcccaTCACCGCATTGATGGGTCTTTTTGTTGTAACAAATAATTAACCATCCTCCAGATGGTTGTCACCTCTGGGATGCGCAGAgagaatgtttttccttttgatgtGAAACTAATACTGTTGAAAGGTGTCAGGCAGGCAGCCTCAGAGACTGCATCTTCTCCTTAAACACAGCCAAAGGGAGCTTCCCCCGCACGCTGCAATCCTCTGATACAGGGGTGAAATCTTTTTTCCAATACCCATTTGCTCTCTGGCTTGTGATTTCTCCTTGTGGGAAGCACAGACATCCTTCAGCCTCCTTGAAGGAGAGGACACGGACCCACGCACGGTCCCCAGATGGTTCACACATCGTTACCCTTTTAGCTATGTGTCTGCTGGTGATTGAGGGGCTTCCAGAGGTACGTGGGTGAAATCAGTCTTAGCTTCCTGAGCACACCTTCAAACCAAAGCAAGCCCATAGCGAGCAGTCAGCACGGCACTGAGCACAGACAAGGATGCATCTTTCATGTCCTGTCGTGTTGGTCTTATCCCAAAgcaaatctgttttgttctatTCAGGTTCTGAAGGAAGGGAGGGTCCTGAAGCAAAGTTTAGCCCTATTGATGTGATAGGACTGATCTTGCAGACTTCCAAGAAAGGCTGGCAACATGTAATGAATGCACAGAGCTCTCCATTTGCAATGAGGGTGTGCAGGTTTCATTCAACTTCATTGCCACTGTGACAGGAGGGAACTAGGACTGGGCCAGTGGAATAGCTCTGCAAGATCAGTAAATCCCTTCCTGCTGACAGCGTTGTCCTGCACAGATCAAAGCAGTCATCCAGGAGTGTCATATTTGCTACAGATCATTGCCTGCAATCCCGTAACCCAGTCTtacactgagcactgcagcccttcctgcatATTACAGTCACCAAATGGGTTTGTTCCCAAACACCCACCCAGGGAACCACGCTGCATTGGCTCCAGGCAGCAGTTAGACTTCCATTTCCCTGGGTTTTGTGCCCTGTTCCAAGGCACATGGCCACAGGGCATCCCGTCACAGTGCACGTTTGGTGCTCACATGATGCTGTGTATCACTGCCTTGTTTGCtctctgctgtggggttgcaggaaaaggagaggaacaAAGGGCAGAAGAAATCCCTGacccctctgcagcagctggaagaggaaggcttctctgagcagtctgATGCAGGTATCGACAGGATGAAGACTATCCAGGTACGTTGAACCATGTGGCTCTAAGGATCCGATGAGGACATGCAGAGGGGACAAACAGCCCAAGGGATGTCCCGTGGGTCCAGGCTGCAGACGAATACTTGGAGGTGCCACATGAGAAGACAGTGGGTGGTATTATGGAGCTCACAGTCACGTAAAGCAATACCCCCCATTTCATAGCAGTTCTGCCAGGCAACCCAGCAAGATTTCATCAGAGAGCAGTTTTACCTCCATGCCACAAATTACCTTAGACACTGAGCAGGCTGGACGCCCCTCAGACCCACCTAGCCTCCACCTTCACACAGGAAGATGGAAACAACATGAGGTCTTTTCTCTGCCATTCAGGGAACGCCAGCCGACTGCAAGGCAGTAATTTGTAGCTCAGCGGGTCTGATTTTAACTTGTCATTCTTTCAGGCAGCTCTGCATCAGCTGTCTGGTGTCGCTCACCTCCTATCTCACAGCCCTCTGCGCTGGCAGGATCTGACTTATAAACTGGGGCCCATACAGCTGCACCCCCCCAAAGGCTGTATACAGAGCAGAAAATTGCCAATTTTAGGGATTTAAGTGCCAGTGTGAGCCCTCCAAGGCATGCTTACGTGGTTAGCTAGGTCTGAAAATTGTGCTTTTCCACTCGAATGCAGGGAGCTCTTTGTCCGGTCGGAGCAGCCCCTCCTGTGCTCAACACAACCATCTTCTGCCAACACAAGGAGTGTGAAGGTCCAGCCCAAACCACAGGACAGGCAGAGAGGCCATGGAGTTTGGCCAACGTGCAGCTCAATGTGCAACTGCTCTCCCAAACGTGGTGCAGCAGCCATCAATAATAGGATTTAAACAGCAAGGATTCGCAGCTCAAAGCATTAAATAACTGGCATTTCCCAGTACCCAAAGCCCATGCAGCCACCAGCCCTCCTGTGCCTCCAGCCATGACTGGAACAACTCTATTTACTTTGGGTACATCTGAGCCACGGCTCACAGCTGctcaggctgcaggcagggtgaTGTCTCATCCTCAACCTTTTTTTATGCAGGATGCTTCACCAGCATCAGTAAAGCTGATGTTTTGAAGGGTCAAGGTGTGAGATAGTGGAGGATTATAAGGTgtagaaatgatttttcttctttacagtCTCTGTTGCCAGTAGGTGCCTTTATCTGTATTTCTGAGTCAGACCAGAGATGATCCAATACACGAAAACTGGCACTttgaacagcacagcactgcatcgGCACTAGAAGGAGCTGActccaaaacactgctttttttccccccctgatATAACGATCATCCTCTTCCCCTCACACCAACCCCAGACCCTCTACTGACGTGAGCAAAGTGGGGTTGAAGCACCCTGACCTGCCTGCCcgtgctctgctcctccttctgatgttcttctttcctctgcagccagcagctcctgccagaGCTGGGATGCGGCTCATCCTGAGGCAGCTGGAAAAATACCAAGGTGTCCTGGAGAAACTGCTCACGGAGGTGTTACAGGACACCCCAAACGGTACTGGCAGGGGGTTGATTTCTGCCTTGGgaattctgcctttctctcctctcaCCAGCTCATCATCATGGAGATATTTATATTCCTCGGAAGGGCTTTTGTGTCACGTTTGCTCACAGAGTCCTCAGATACCCCACTCTCCCTCATGTATACACTTTTCTTCTGGGAAGGTTATATGCTCTCTTAGAGTGCTGTGTCCTAGAGCTGATGTTGACTGTTAAGCATTGCAATAATCTTCAGCAGCGCTGCTTCCTACCTCCCTACTCCCCCCTCCTCAGAAGTCCTCAGTCTTTAGGGTGCAATTTCCAGCAGAGCTTATAATGAAACCTGGACAGGTGAGGCACCTCAGCCGTACCTGCAGCCATACAGGAACACTTTGCTCTCTGCACAGGGGCTTATCTGCTTCGCTGCAACTAAAGGTGCTAAAAAATCCAGCCCTGGGATCTGCTCCCAGCActtgggagctgcaggaggagaagtCCAGGGGTGCGATGGCTGCAGCTATTCCAGATCTGGAGGGCGATGGAGGCGTTCTTACCAGTGTTGTCTCCAGACCTTTGTCTGATTTGGGTTTAAACTCCCCAACAAAAGGGTCCTTTTATCTCAGCGGGAGCTGCTGTTCTACTTCTCCTGTGCTGATTTCAGTTTGCCTCCTTGCTCTTTCGGTGAggagctgaggaggaggaaatgatACATAAAGCGTAATGACAAATTTTAAGGACACttgttccttcttctctttcagctgACTGATATCAGCAGCATCAGAAGAGAAAGTGCTACAGCTTGGTGAAGCTAAAAGGCTCCACTTTATGTACACGAAATCTGTACAAGAGATTAACAACAAAATCTGAGGTGAGATAATAAAAAGCGCAGTATAATTAAACGAAGGATTTGTGCCTTTTTTCAGCCAGATGGCAAGCAGCGAGTGTGGGAAAGATAAGAAGGAGGGTTTCCAGTTCTAGAGGAATCATCGTCCTTCTGACAAGTGCAAAGCATGCTGAGGAGCCCGAGTAATTAATCTTTGCAAACTAATAGGTTTTAGGCCTCCCTCTTGGCAAGGAGAGAAACAGAGGCACAGTTACAGGGCTACCAAGCCAGGCCAGGGCAAGAAGCATCAGACTGGGTGAGCTGGGAGCCCAGCAGGAGcctccagccagctctgcccacagcaggtcagccccacacagccagcagaaagcagctttgctcTCCCTACCTGCAGACTGAACCCCCTCTTGCTCACCCGGGCTACATGAATCTGAACTACACCGCAAGGAACACCCATAGCGACGGTGTGAACAAGAGACGGTGCGAAGCAACACAGCTCCGACATGATTGCTGGCTCTCAAACAAATCGAGATGTGACATGGTAATTCCGCTCGAACATATTGCTCTCCATTTAACATACCTTTGGCTTATTTTAGAGCTGCTTCTCTATCCTGGCAGCAGAAAATCTACCATATGTAAAGTAAGGACCGATGAGATCAATGGCATGTACTCGAACATATCCAATTTCAATCCAATTTTATCCTCCTGATCTAACACAAATTCTGTTCTTACTGCGGCTCATCCACGTAGCTGTGTTTGTGCTAGAACAACACAGACACACTTCTACTTCCTCGGTGTGCTCCCTGCTGCAAGCCATCCCTTGGAGAAATGAAATGCCTCCATGTATAATGCAACATCCAGCACAGAATGGGTTCCAGTGTTAATATTTGATTTGAAGGCATACTCCTATTGCACAGACGGATCAGCTCCGTGTAACTGGAAGTTTGCAAGGATTATTGCTGAGGCAGGTGGAGCTATGAAATCACTGTAAGAGAGTCTGAGCTGGTGGAAAATAATACATTCCATTAGGCTAAAAATGAAAGCACCTGCATGTCTTGCTGGGCTAGGAGCTCAGCCAGTGCAAATCAATCTGCAGTGGGCTGATACCCATGGGAGGTCTGGCAGGAAGAGCTGCACCGTGCTTACTGTGTCCAGCGAGATCAAAGCTGTCTGCTTTGAAGAGGCACTTAGTATTTCTGCAAGACCCAGATCCTTTCCCCAGGCTTAAATTTGCCCTGCCATAGCAAAACAACAAGAGCTTCCACCTGCAGTGCAAACTGCTCCTTAAAACCCTGCAGAAGCTTCACTCCAGGTCAGACCATCCCATTCTGCCCTTCTCTTTCACTGAAGGGGATTCTTGGCTGacctgtggcactgaggaaggAATATTACCCAGCGAcaataagaaagcaaacacaagcCTTTGGGATTTGCTTCTTGGACCATCTCCCACAAGAATGATGCTACAGGAGAGCATCATTTGGCCAGCGGTGCTGGAGTCCAGGCCTGCAAGTAGATGAGGAAGATCTTACTGCTCCAGAAACTGAGAAATAGTTTGATGGTAGGACGAGCTACCGAGGGAGAGAGacgggaaaggaggaggaggaagaagatagAAAAGACCGTAAGTGGCACCAACTTTCCAACCTAATAAGAGGCTCAGCAGGCTGAGGAGATGACATCTGATCCGGGGACAAGAATGGGTGTTCTTGGGTCACACCTGTGCAGCGGCTGTGAGTGACAGGGTGTTAAATCAGCACAGTCGGCATCTCAGGAAGGATTTGACACTTCCCCCAGTGCCATATGCAGGACTGTCGGCCAGACGCCAGGGGGGGAAGCAGTGGGGGTGAATCATCCCCTCTGTTAGGGATGGGAAGGTGCATCTGCTGCCATGCTTTCTGGGGGACGCAGCACGCTCCCCTCTTCATGCAGAGCTATTTCTACCCCTCCGCTTACACCAGCCCTGCCTCAGTACTTTAGGAAGGGGAAGCAGACGGCAAGCTATGCCTGCTCTTCCCATCTGATAGCTGAGTCACTGCCAGCAGGCCTAAGGCAGCTTCCGGGCTAGCAGGAAAGGTGGAGGCTGTCCCCTCTTCACTGTCCCATCTTCCCACAGCCAGCTCAGGCTATTTGCAGCCAAGATGTTCCAGCCGTGGGCTGGGAACTGGCTTTCCACAGCCAAGGCTCTCTGAGCATCACAGCCCATCTGTGGCATCAGCAGGGCTGCGCTTGCCTGGCAGCCTTtgctgctgcccagggctgcgTGGATGATGCCCCTTctcctgcacaaagcagaagctCTGCCATCAGCCTCAACATCAGCACTGTGGGCAGGATGATGGGAACACAAAGGTGCTTTTCCATGGGGCTGTTGGGCTCTGAGAGGCTGCTTTCCTCTCCACGATAACCGGGTACCTTCAGGGAAGGCAGTGATGCTCCCCAGGCTTGTCTTGctggggaggaggtgggaaAGGCAGCAGGTTTCTCTCCACCATCCGCTCCAGCTGCCGATCTCCCTCCTGCAAAGGAacctcagctcctctgccatCCTCCAGCCCTCAAACCCCACTCCCAAGTTCTCTGCTATGAGAGTCACGCAATGAACGGGGCTGCTGGGACAAACTCTGTCCTGGTGCAGCTCCCCTGCCCTTTCATTACTTTCTTTACAGGCTGGAGaagggggggagaaaaagggaggCTGCTTTTGCACTTCGCTGTCTGCATTTCCCTCCCTCCCGAGGTGGGCAGCGGCTCCTGCTCCGACCCATCTTCGCTTCGAGAGGGGCTCACTCGCGACCTCCCCGATATGGCGGAGAAGCCCAACCCGCCTTCCCAATATGGCGTCCGACTCGCACTTCCTGTACAAACATGGCGCCGGCCAGCCGGGCCACGTGCACCCTTCCCAAGATGGCCGCCAGAAGAGTGCTGCCGGCCCTCCTCAAGATGGCGGCCGCCCTTCCCTATTGACGGAGTGCTTCCGGTTAGGcctggcggcggcggcgcggccaTGGCGGAGCTGACAGACGCGGAGCTCCGGAAGGAGCTGCTGGCGCTGGGCTACCGGCCCGGGCCCATCACCGAGACCACCCGCAAGGTCTACATCaagaagctgagctgcctgcGGGCCGAGGTGGCGGCGGCGAAGCGCGGGGGTCGCGGCGCTCCGCCCAGCCCGGGCCGCAGCTCCGGCAGGCCGCAGCAGGCCTCAGCATCGCGGTCGCGCCTCAGCTTCAGTCCCGGCAGGGCCGGCCGcgacagagaggaggaggatgaggaggagatggaggaggaCGGGATggaggaggacgaggaggaggaaagaggacGAGCGCCCGCGTCCCGCTGGGAGGCCGCGGAGGGAGGCCGGCTGTCCTGGGGAGACCCGCGAGGGTCGCCCCCTGGGCGCGGCGGGGGGCTCGGCGGTAGGAGCGAGGGGGGGATGTCCCGGGATGGGCTCCGGGCGTTGAACAGCCCCTCGTCGTGGAGCTCATCGCTGGAGAGCGGCGCGGGGCTCAGGGCTGGGCCGGGCCCGGCGCTGGATGATGGATTTCGggcctccagctccttccaGTGGAGCACATCCGCGGAGGGGAGCGAGGGGCTCAGCGGTGGGCTCAGGTCTTCCCTGGATGGGTTCGGGGGGCCGAGCACGTCCCAGTGGAACACGTCTATGGGTAGAAGCGAGGGGCTCAGCGCTAGGGCTGGGTTGGGGACGTCCATGGATGGCGTGGGGGGGCTGAGCTCCGGGCCCTCCTGGGGTGGGTCTGCAGGCAGAAGTGGAAGGCTCAGCTCCACAGCTTTTTCCAGCGATGAAAGCAGGGGTCTGACAGCCGGGAGCCATTGGGACACGTCAGTAGGGCGGAATGCAGGGCAGAACTCCCCAGCACAATGGGAAACAGCTGGGGAAAGGAAGGCGGAAAGGAAGGGTCTTTTCTCCAACAGCTGGTGGGGACGGGAGAGCAAGGTGGAACCCAGCACCCATTGGGGAACCACAGCAGGACGTAGCGGGTTGAGTTACCCATttgggaggggagaggagagccTGGCGTCCAGTATTAGAAGAGAGGCAGACAGAGAGCCAAAACCCAGCAGCTGGGGAGAGGGATTGACCCGACGGCTGCCATGGAGGACTGTGAGTGACACGGGGCTGGGCTCGGGCAGCCGGTGGGGGACATCGGCTGCAGTGGTGACACCCCGCACTCAGCTCCTGCGCTCAGCCCCCAGGCAGCAGGTGGAAGGAAAGCGCAAAGGCCTCGAGTACTACCTCTCCCAGTTCCTTTGCCTCGCcagcttggtgctgctgctgatttttCTGGGCATCCTCATGGTGAAGATGATTGGGTCGGGCTGGCTTGACCAGACAGAGGAGAACTGTACGTGTGCTGCTTTCATTGTGATTTTTTACCTtattagcttttattttctgactttATTACTTCCATCACTATCACATATATCATCCTCTCACTTGACATCTCCGTTGCACTCCCCCCTTGCCTTTGGGAAGTCTTGTTCACCACTGAAAATAAgtgtgtgttcttttgtttttgcttttgcctTCCAAGGAGGTGTTTTAAAGTTAGTTGTTGTGTTCTATGATACCTATGTAGCAGGTACAAATACCTGTGCGGCAGTCTGGTACTAAaccagttttgtttctttggcttTCAGTGCTGCTTACCAAGGCAGTGCTTTGGATGTGCTGTTTGTGTAGCCAGGTGCCGTGTAGAGTAAGATTAAAAATAGCAGAGTCAGACTCGAAAGTCtataacaaaaatacatttattattattttcttgatcAAAGCTTGTGTTTTGCAGCCAGCTaactctctttctctcccatAGTTCATCTCCTGCCTGTGGATTGTGACAAAAGAACAGATGATGTAAGcatatatttatttacctttAAATATTGCGGGTGGGATTCTCACAGAGGTGTAATAGTTCAGGGAAGCTTCCACCAGGGTTGTATCAGAGTGAAATTATTCGTTTTATCTTTGAGATTTGATGAGTTGGAAGCTCCATTAAGTTCCACTTGGCCTCAGCaactgtggctgtgctgcaggtgtgtTCAGTTTTATCTAGTGATGTGTAGCTGAGCCAAAGCCTCACTTCTGGCATTTTGTTGTGACATTTCTGCCTAGTCTGACTGCTGTCCCATAGCTGCCAGCCTGTTCATGTGTGTTACCTGTTTCTGACTTTCAGTTCTGCAAAGCCAAACAGAAGGACGTTGTGATGAACATGCTGCATGAGTTGTATAACTACTTGTCCATACAGGCTGGTAAGTTCCATTTGTCACTGTAAAGCACTCTCTCAGCTATCTGGACACGTTTAACCTTAATTTGAAGAGAGGGGTTTCTGGAACAGTCAGTTCCACTCATAGAGCTCTGAGAAAGTCGagtaacagaaaaacagtgaaaggtgtgtttatttttaatctcagtAGTGCTTGGCTAATGCGCTCGTATCACCATGCACTTGTGGAGTGGTCCTTCTTGGTGTATTGGGAACTTGAGGTGTAAATCTTCAGCTTTGTGGTTCTTTTCTAACAGCATCTTGAAATGATCTTCAAGATGCTCAGAGCCAGTTAAGTGTAAATCAGTGTGCTCTTACAAATGGAGTCGGAGCGACTTCAGAAACTGTCAGCTCTGAGCTGAAACGTGACAGCAGATTATGGGATTTCTTTTAAGTTTCACAGGATTTCTAAAGCTTCGGTACCAGTTTTGTGTGGTCTCTCAGCACATTTGTTTGGTCAGCTTTGTGAGTTCCTGGCCAGTGTTTCTCTGCCTGAGCAGAGGGTAAAGCTGGGATATAGGCTTCTTAGAAGCATTTTGTGTCGATCACACTTCACCACTGCAGCCTCCCAACCTATATCCAGTGGCTGAGCACTTATTACTAGTCATAATCATAACCTGCCTACCATGTAAATCTCACCTTGCCACTGTTTTGCCCAGAGCTGTAGCTGGATTTAAAGGATAGCGTTTCTAGGCAGTTGTGTATATTTCTGAACTGtcaaggttttttttccctaaacattatttatttgaCTCTTTTATTTTACCAGGTAATTTTGAATGTGGAAaccctgagaatctaaaaagcaaatgcatttggGTTAGTGAAGCAAGGGACCACGTGGTGGTGAGTAGGCTGTGAGCAGCTATTGTTGTAATGTAGTGCTTAGTCTCTTACAAGGCAGTAAATAATAGATACTAAAGCAATTTGCCATCTGTTTTACTTCTTCATCCTGTTCTGGTTCTTTCCTATACCTCTGGTTTCCCCTTTGGCCAGCCCTGTTCTCAGCAGTTCGATTGAAAATAATCTTCCCCTACATCTCTGATTCAGGCTCTGTAAATCTAACTTAATGGTTAGTTGTTTTGCCACGGTCATCAGTCTTGTGAGACTAGAAATTTCCCTGGATTGAGGCCTgggcagaagaaaaatctttctataCCCCAAAGTGTCAGAAGACAGACTGCTTCGATCCAGCATTCCATTTCCTTCATGGTAAACTGTCAGTAAGATTATGTTGTATTTAGTGGTTAGTCTTAACAGTCTGAGAGAGTGTTATTTTACAGAGCGCTTCACGCATCATCTACCATAGTCAGAAGATTTCAGTCCAGACCGACCTTCAGGTTTAGTTTTCATCCCTCCAGTTTGTAGAATTATGATTAGAATTAACATAGGGACAGACTGCATAGAATAACTCTCATAACTGTTAGGAAATAACACTActcagtattttaaatgaatggGAGACTGACATTCTAATGGATTCTTCTTACAGAATATAACTGGTGGCTCCCAACAGAAGTTTGAAGCTGCCCTGAACTGGATACTGAACAGTAACAAAGATTTAGGAATATGGTAAGTGGAAGCCTGCTGTTCCACAATGATCCTTCTCTGTGTCGGCCGGTGTGTAATTTGTCATCCTTGAGGTGTGCACAAAAACCTTCATTAGATTTCAGAAGATAATCAGAGACTCGCTTTGGCAGTGCTTCCCAGGCAAGTTCCCAAATAAAACGTATGGTCCTAAAGCAGATTGGCAACTGCAGACATTCCTTCTCAGTGTGTTTCCCAACCCTTGCAATGGGGGACATGGTGTTCACgaaaacactgctttgcagGTGAAGCCAAAGTCTGATGCTGTGCCTGTTAACTG
The genomic region above belongs to Excalfactoria chinensis isolate bCotChi1 chromosome 23, bCotChi1.hap2, whole genome shotgun sequence and contains:
- the LEMD2 gene encoding LEM domain-containing protein 2 is translated as MAELTDAELRKELLALGYRPGPITETTRKVYIKKLSCLRAEVAAAKRGGRGAPPSPGRSSGRPQQASASRSRLSFSPGRAGRDREEEDEEEMEEDGMEEDEEEERGRAPASRWEAAEGGRLSWGDPRGSPPGRGGGLGGRSEGGMSRDGLRALNSPSSWSSSLESGAGLRAGPGPALDDGFRASSSFQWSTSAEGSEGLSGGLRSSLDGFGGPSTSQWNTSMGRSEGLSARAGLGTSMDGVGGLSSGPSWGGSAGRSGRLSSTAFSSDESRGLTAGSHWDTSVGRNAGQNSPAQWETAGERKAERKGLFSNSWWGRESKVEPSTHWGTTAGRSGLSYPFGRGEESLASSIRREADREPKPSSWGEGLTRRLPWRTVSDTGLGSGSRWGTSAAVVTPRTQLLRSAPRQQVEGKRKGLEYYLSQFLCLASLVLLLIFLGILMVKMIGSGWLDQTEENFHLLPVDCDKRTDDFCKAKQKDVVMNMLHELYNYLSIQAGNFECGNPENLKSKCIWVSEARDHVVNITGGSQQKFEAALNWILNSNKDLGIWLKGKDLSEPVTRVEEVVCLESAHPQMGLGCRFRRAVITAVMNLFLFFWCLVTLWGILIFLRYRWRKMEEEEQAMYDMVKKIIAVVQDHYKEWERNLERYPYVGILHVRDSLIPPQSRKKMKRVWNRAVEFLASNESRIQTESHRVAGEDMLVWRWTQPSYVSDSEH
- the MLN gene encoding promotilin isoform X1 — encoded protein: MGKLPGSHILEALAMVSRKAAALLLLYVMSVLAEQAEGFVPFFTQSDLQKMQEKERNKGQKKSLTPLQQLEEEGFSEQSDAGIDRMKTIQPAAPARAGMRLILRQLEKYQGVLEKLLTEVLQDTPNAD
- the MLN gene encoding promotilin isoform X2, encoding MVSRKAAALLLLYVMSVLAEQAEGFVPFFTQSDLQKMQEKERNKGQKKSLTPLQQLEEEGFSEQSDAGIDRMKTIQPAAPARAGMRLILRQLEKYQGVLEKLLTEVLQDTPNAD